One genomic region from Pempheris klunzingeri isolate RE-2024b chromosome 4, fPemKlu1.hap1, whole genome shotgun sequence encodes:
- the cadm1b gene encoding cell adhesion molecule 1b: MAITGSGSLAISLSVFVISAAFLPKGAAETVTVEGQNLATDNVSVIEGEMATISCRVKNNDDSVIQLLNPNRQTIYFKDVRPLKDSRFQLVNFSDNELRVSLSNVSLSDEGRYVCQLYTDPPQEAYADITVLVPPGSPIIESREDVVSEGNETELTCTAMGSKPAASIRWMKGEEELTGETTVEETYDRMFTVTSRVRFSVTKEDDGVPVDCVIDHPAAKDLLAQRHLEVLYKPEVKIVVTYPEGLTREGDNLDLTCIAEGKPHPHQINWLRIDEDVPPHAVVTGSDLYIENLNKSYNGTYRCVASNAVGEAYDDYILYVYDAPTTSPTPTTNPVNTQDSRAGEGAPQKIDHAVIGGVVAVVMFAILCALIVLGRYFARHKGTYFTHEAKGADDAADADTAIINAEGGHNNTDEKKEYYI; the protein is encoded by the exons GAGCTGCTGAAACCGTGACAG TCGAAGGTCAGAACCTGGCGACTGACAATGTGTCAGTAATCGAGGGGGAAATGGCCACCATCAGCTGCAGAGTGAAAAACAACGACGACTCCGTCATCCAGCTGCTCAACCCCAACAGACAGACCATCTACTTCAAAGATGTCAGAC CTCTGAAGGACAGCCGGTTCCAGCTGGTGAATTTCTCTGACAACGAACTGCGGGTGTCTCTGTCCAATGTGTCACTCTCCGATGAGGGACGCTATGTGTGCCAGCTCTACACAGATCCTCCTCAGGAAGCCTACGCAGACATCACTGTCCTAG TCCCACCAGGCAGCCCAATCATCGAGAGCCGCGAAGATGTGGTCAGTGAGGGGAACGAGACAGAGCTCACCTGCACAGCCATGGGCAGCAAGCCAGCTGCCTCCATCAGATGGATGAAAGGGGAGGAAGAACTGACAG GTGAGACAACAGTTGAAGAGACGTACGACAGGATGTTTACTGTCACCAGCCGAGTAAGATTTTCTGTCACCAAAGAGGATGATGGAGTGCCGGTGGACTGCGTCATTGACCACCCAGCTGCAAAGGACCTCCTGGCTCAAAGACACTTGGAAGTGCTAT aTAAACCAGAAGTGAAGATTGTGGTGACATATCCTGAGGGCTTAACTAGAGAGGGTGACAATCTAGATTTGACATGTATTGCAGAAGGGAAACCACA TCCCCATCAGATCAACTGGCTGAGAATAGACGAGGATGTTCCACCTCATGCTGTGGTCACTGGCTCTGATCTCTACATCGAGAACCTCAACAAGTCCTACAACGGCACCTATCGCTGTGTGGCATCCAATGCTGTGGGAGAGGCCTATGATGACTATATCCTCTATGTATATG ATGCTCCCACTACTAGCCCCACACCCACCACCAACCCAGTCAACACGCAAG ACTCCAGAGCCGGTGAGGGGGCACCGCAGAAAATTGACCATGCTGTCATCGGCGGAgtggttgccgtggtgatgttTGCCATCCTCTGTGCACTCATTGTTCTTGGTCGATACTTTGCCAGACACAAAG GAACTTACTTCACACATGAAGCTAAAGGGGCGGACGACGCAGCCGATGCAGACACGGCCATCATCAATGCGGAGGGgggacacaacaacacagacgaGAAGAAGGAGTACTATATCTAA